In Acomys russatus chromosome 28, mAcoRus1.1, whole genome shotgun sequence, the genomic window CATATTGAAGTGTATCTACATTAGGTGGCTAATGTAATATCATAAAAATCCAAATTCTAATCCTTTCAGGATATTATGTTATACTTTTGCTCACTTTATGTAAGAAAAACAATCACCTGTTCACTAATATTAGCCACACTTTAGACATGTATATAgtcttaaaatcataaaatgccTGATATACATGATAATCCCAAAGAATGGTACACATTATCAATCCAACTTATGTTCATACCTTTGTAATCCCAGGGTCTTAAATTTTGGGTTAAATCACCcaattatgaaattttcaagtGTAAAATATCTCCAGTCTTTTAGACAACTAGAGTTATTTACATTAATCATTTAGTAAATTAAGAAAGCACTTAATCATGGCAAATAACGTACTTGTTCACAGAGAATGATTCTCTTCATTCTGCTGTCCTGGATGACAAAtattttgtaacatttatttttcatttaaatattcactttacatccctatcagagccctctccctcctctcatcccagtcaCTCCTTCCCACCTTCTCCCTTCTATTCCTTTTCCCCTTGTCCTCAGGAAAGGGACGCCCCTCCCTTACTAACTCACACCAGCATACCAAGTAACATCAGGACTGagctgctcctcctcccctgagGCTAGGCCAGGCAGCCTAGGTAGGGTGAAGTaagcaaaagcaggcaacagagtccatgtcaaagacagcacCCGCTCAACTTATTAAGGGattcacatgaagatcaaactgcccatcatcGGTTACCTGTGTGTAGGGGCACTGCAAGAAGGCCAACTGAGTAGACTAACACAGAcccataggggcttacagagacagaagcaccaaccaaagagagaATTCTTACCAGCAAAAGGAGGACCGAAAAGAAGTGGGCCACACTCTATGAGTGTGACGAGTCCCAGGGCACTGGAAAACCTAGCAGGTCCAACGAGGTCCATGAGAGATTCGAAGATGACAGAGGAAAGGCTTCCAACTCCAAGCCCCAAAAATACAGAGTAGATCACCAAAGCTATGTAGCTGTCtgccagggggcagaggaaagtGCATATGCCAGTGAAGAGGACTGATGCGCTGAAGTAATACTGGACCCGTGCACGGATAAACTTAGTGTTGGCTATTAATCCTCCAATAGGCCGAGCACACATATCGAAAAAAGCCATCACAAGCAGCAATAGATTTGAGGAATCATCTATTCCTCTGCTCTTAGCATATGGAGTCAAGAATAAAATAGGGCCATAGACCCCTGAAAACATAATGGAATTTCCAATAACGTAGATCATAAATCCTCTGTGCTTGAATAGCTTAAAATCTAACAACTTATTAATCCTGTCTCCTACTGTTAACTTGGGTTTCTTCTCATTTTGCTCAGATTGTGAAACAATCTTACTTTTACTAGACGAGGCAGGTGAAGTTTTCGAGACTGGTTTCATGAGGGATCCAGTCACACAGATGTGTAAAAGCACACTTCCCCAAATGAGGAAGCTTCCCCTCCAGCCATAGTAGCCATTTAGAAACTGACTTAGAGTAGCCAGGGTGCTTAAGAAAACAGGACTTCCAGTCATGGCTAAGCCAAATGCCAAGGGGCGTTTCCTGTAAAAGTACTGTCCGATTATCGTTAAGGCTGGTTGCAGGTTGAATGCTAATCCTAAGcctgaaacacaaaacaaaacaaagaaacaaatcaaaaaacaagacaaaggggaaaagaaaacacaagcacatTATGTCACTCACCAAAGAAATTTTTCAAAGGTCCATGATAGAGTGTAAGACAATCATACATACTTCAGGGAGTTGAAATCTTTGAAGTTTATAAATACAATTGTAATTGTACAAAAAATACCCAAATTGGTTTTCATAACTAAACCTAGTAGGAATATTTCAAAGTCCTTGTTTCAAGGTGCAGAATTAAGGAACTACTGAAGGTATGAAAAAATATCTAAGAAGGGTATAGTGAGGACAAAATTACGAACCCTAAATCATAATAATATAATCCCACAGATAAATTAGTGATGCCCTTCTCATATGTacttatatgcaaataaataagcTACATTTATTTCTGGTGAGATTTCAGATTGGGTCTACTATGCTCTGACAGTAAAACAAATTATAAACAGACTAAAACAGTCACAATTTTTAACTATCTTCTGCATCATCACATATTTCTTCCAATGCCATACAAgaataaaattgagaaataatttctttcattatttcaatGCACATCTACCACATTCTAAATTTATTGTCTAGAGATCTACACATGGCCTAATTAGAAATGATTTCCTTTTATGAGTTGGAGTATAGTTTATCTTCAGGAGTCTTGGTTGATTCATTGGGGACAAGTGCCAACCATGAGATCCTTGGCCCTGATGGTTCCATCTTTGAGAGACAGGTTATCTTGCAGATCACCGAGACATGACTCTACTCTAGATGAATAATGCTTTAAAAGCATATAACTGATTTACAATAAACTCTTCCGCTACACTAGCGCTGGtactattctattttaaaatcagtATTAAGGTAAGAATCCTTCATCCTACTCATTTGGATAAACGGAAACCGTATTCCTAAGTAGCTAAGTACTCAGCGTCTGGGGTCACAGCACTAGGTACAAGTACTCCAACGCTTGATGATGTTTGCTGACTTTAATTTCCTCTGAAAGCTGTGGGATGAACCAAAACCATACTTTAGGGAAAAACAGGATGCAACCTTTCCAACGTCCCTTAAGCACATCATTGAGATATGCAGAAAGGGTGTAATTGGCTGATTCTCATCACTTTATGGGCAGGTAAAAAATACCACACAGTGGTTCATTCTAGAAATACCAGGCCTCTGAGACTCAAACAAAAGAAGCTGAAATAGCAGTGAAATTACTGACAGCTCAAACACAGGAACATCAAAGCCATGGCATCTTTACTACaccttctttgtcttctctgctgAGATACAGGAACATCAGGATATCTGTATACAGGACATACGGACAGTCTCTCTAAAACAATGCTTAGCTCTGATATGAAATACTTagatttgatatttaaaatatataaaaaaatgttttgccaTACAAAAAATTCAGAGGGACAAAACGTGGTTCCAAAAGCAAAGAATTATCATCAATATTATTGTAGCTCTTTGTTCTCAGCATGTAGCCCAGGTGTGTATTgcactcactctgcagcccaagcTACCAGAAGACTCACAGTCTCTTGCTCCAGTTTCTCCAGTGCTGGTTTTATAAGCATGTACCACAATGGGTACTATTCACTGGCCTCTAAAGCTTATGATTTTCTTCATCAAAGATTTATATGCATAAATTTAGATTGACCTCcactcaaaaatacaaaatgttgaTGTATTCTTAGCTATAcagaagactttcttttttcttaaaatgtgaagCGTAGGTTTTTAATCAAAATTATTGATAAGGAACACAAATATTGAATAGTATAGGTGGCTTTGAGTAAAAGGGACTCCCTCAGATGTCACAGTGTTGTCATTCTCAAGGTCTGCGAGAGTGCTTGTAAGTACTTCACCAAGGGAGAGACAGACTAATGCGCAAGAGCTAAAAGCACACTTGGCAAGGCTTTTCTGTTCATGTTTGACCAGTGTTATCTTAAACTATCTACTTGACACAAGTTTTAACTTATTATTATTGCTAAGTCAGATACTCTAAACAGGACTAATAACGTGTTTTATAGAGTTCTTACACCAGGAGGTagtcacaccaccaccacaactcGCTCAAGAATAAAAAGTGACCAAGTTAAAACAACTCaagctgcttctgtttccatatcTGTAGGACGACACACACATAACTGTatgaggacttttaaaaaaatacttcccAAAGTGA contains:
- the LOC127210776 gene encoding monocarboxylate transporter 2-like, with amino-acid sequence MMAVVYAGGPLSSVLVNKYGSRPVVMCGGLLCCVGMTLASYSNTVTELYLTAGATTGLGLAFNLQPALTIIGQYFYRKRPLAFGLAMTGSPVFLSTLATLSQFLNGYYGWRGSFLIWGSVLLHICVTGSLMKPVSKTSPASSSKSKIVSQSEQNEKKPKLTVGDRINKLLDFKLFKHRGFMIYVIGNSIMFSGVYGPILFLTPYAKSRGIDDSSNLLLLVMAFFDMCARPIGGLIANTKFIRARVQYYFSASVLFTGICTFLCPLADSYIALVIYSVFLGLGVGSLSSVIFESLMDLVGPARFSSALGLVTLIECGPLLFGPPFAGKLVDLTGEYKYMYLACGTIVIIAGMWLFIGNAVNYNLLRKERKKEKHRMRKAARKLAREAEALKQSLHEDTVVTLSKEPSPLLHRNTESNI